A genomic window from Silene latifolia isolate original U9 population chromosome Y, ASM4854445v1, whole genome shotgun sequence includes:
- the LOC141631111 gene encoding uncharacterized protein LOC141631111: MVFLCETKLSGREMRTVRAKFEGYEGMEVDSVGRSGGLAFWWKKGVRCEFVSASVHYMDFVIRDEVGDWRVTGFYGWPCVSDRHLSWQLLRLLGRQSSLPWICIGDYNEILYANEMKGGQRPQWQMNNFREPVDECGLVDVRFEGYGFTWDNGQAGEDNRQSRIDRAMATSDWLDRFPYARLIHLNREWSDHSPIKLVMDRREEGEQRKKRFRFEQVWVGEAGSEEAVRRGFERGGWDMMTALRESAEELQAWKGISIGKIVKLIATKRKQIERLNEGGRTVEEAGQRKAKNHIHKLIDDDGIVRQGDDAVARVATNYFADLFTASPTREVEDVMGGLEGRVTEDMNLGLRQPYCAEEVIEALNQMHPLKAPGPDGMNCLFYQTYWHIVGPLVIHSVLGILDGAPMPDEMNYTHIVLIPKKKAPDKIRDFRPISLCNVIYKLVSKVLANRVKKFLADVVSVNQSAFTPGRLISDNVLIAFELFHHMKNSKSKDGHMAIKLDMAKAYDRVEWDFLDRVLRVMGFDGCWVDRVMGCVTTVSSAVLINGNVKEFFRPGRGLRQGDPLSPYLFILCAEVLSNMLRKSVEEATLHGIRIAQHAPVISHLLFADDSIFFLKACEEEAAKVSEILRAYERASGQLVNLDKTTVSFSRGVSEERQVSIAGCLAVQRVEFQERYLGLPTIIGRSKKPITDIVRNKLLKRLQGWRGKTLSKAGREILIKAVANSLPTYVMSIFKLPAAFCDDLRRLVSRFWWGHEDGKKGISWVSWNQLCKPKCVGGMGFRDFFKSNLALLGKQAWRLLTSPECLWAQLMRGKYYHGSDFLTANLGHNPSYTWRSILGAREGLLNGLRRRIGNGLDTLVWGDQWIPNTQSGRIVSPCFWVNSTMRVAELMVTGGGAWCEDRLGTYLLPFEVERVRNIRLSEESHEDTWYWAAEKDGEYSVRSAYKLLVGMESDTSEPSTWERSKWIWNNLWKVQVWPRIKLFFWQLCNDALATKVNLSFRVGREDVLCPLCQCQIESSIHLFRDCGIASEVWERLGVNHEEAIRVGGIRDWVEGVWRELDKRDYGLFMIGCWALWEARNQVVFEGGKGEVDVVVRRVQRVMDEVEGERQTRSNGEGRRVLGWALEGCGDSSGKVLWGIAARRSEVWEAHVAEAVAALEGLQEAAKAGHTAVIVESDCSQVIDGLNLRKKGRSVFALVVDDILRLCNSFHSVVFSYISRKNNEVAHTLAHVLPVVSGREVWYHTLPDVAQRFISLE, encoded by the exons ATGGTGTTTCTTTGCGAGACGAAACTAAGTGGTCGTGAGATGCGGACTGTCCGAGCTAAGTTTGAGGGGTATGAGGGGATGGAGGTGGATAGCGTGGGCAGGTCTGGTGGGCTCGCTTTTTGGTGGAAGAAGGGTGTTCGTTGTGAGTTTGTTTCGGCTTCAGTTCACTACATGGATTTTGTCATCCGGGATGAGGTAGGGGATTGGAGAGTCACTGGGTTTTATGGGTGGCCTTGTGTTTCAGACCGTCATCTTTCCTGGCAGCTGCTGCGTCTTTTAGGGAGACAATCTTCGTTGCCCTGGATATGCATTGGAGATTATAACGAAATTCTGTATGCGAATGAAATGAAGGGAGGTCAGCGCCCTCAATGGCAGATGAACAATTTCAGGGAACCAGTAGATGAGTGCGGACTTGTTGATGttcgttttgaggggtatggctTCACGTGGGATAATGGGCAAGCTGGAGAAGACAATCGTCAAAGCAGAATTGATCGTGCCATGGCTACTAGTGATTGGCTTGACAGATTCCCTTATGCGAGATTAATTCATCTTAATCGGGAATGGTCTGATCACTCACCTATTAAGCTTGTTATGGACAGACGAGAGGAGGGAGAGCAGCGTAAGAAACGATTTCGGTTTGAGCAGGTTTGGGTGGGGGAAGCAGGGAGTGAAGAGGCGGTGAGGAGAGGTTTCGAAAGGGGCGGGTGGGACATGATGACGGCGTTGAGGGAGAGTGCGGAGGAGCTTCAGGCGTGGAAGGGAATTAGTATTGGCAAGATTGTTAAATTGATTGCTACAAAGCGTAAACAAATAGAGAGGCTCAATGAAGGGGGGCGTACGGTGGAAGAG GCGGGGCAGAGGAAAGCTAAAAATCACATTCACAAGCTTATTGATGACGACGGGATTGTTCGACAGGGGGATGATGCAGTTGCGCGGGTAGCTACTAATTACTTTGCAGATCTCTTTACTGCTTCCCCTACACGGGAGGTTGAGGATGTGATGGGCGGATTGGAGGGTCGGGTAACTGAGGATATGAACCTAGGTTTGCGGCAGCCTTATTGTGCGGAGGAGGTGATTGAAGCTCTTAATCAAATGCATCCGTTGAAAGCCCCGGGTCCAGATGGGATGAATTGTTTATTTTACCAGACTTACTGGCATATTGTTGGACCTTTGGTTATTCATTCGGTACTGGGAATTTTGGATGGAGCTCCAATGCCTGATGAGATGAATTATACGCACATTGTCTTGATCCCGAAGAAAAAAGCTCCGGATAAAATTCGTGACTTTAGACCAATAAGCCTTTGCAACGTTATTTATAAGCTGGTGTCCAAAGTTCTTGCGAATCGAGTAAAGAAATTCTTGGCTGACGTTGTTTCGGTTAACCAAAGTGCTTTTACTCCGGGAAGGCTGATATCGGATAATgttcttattgcttttgaattATTCCACCatatgaaaaattcaaaaagtAAGGATGGGCATATGGCTATAAAACTTGATATGGCGAAGGCGTATGATAGGGTAGAGTGGGATTTTCTGGACCGTGTCTTACGGGTTATGGGATTTGATGGGTGTTGGGTTGATCGGGTTATGGGGTGTGTCACGACGGTCTCTTCAGCTGTGTTGATTAATGGTAATGTGAAGGAATTTTTTCGGCCGGGGAGAGGACTTCGACAAGGGGATCCGTTATCACCATATCTTTTTATCTTATGTGCCGAAGTCTTATCAAATATGTTGCGCAAATCAGTGGAGGAAGCAACGCTTCATGGTATTCGCATTGCACAACATGCTCCGGTAATATCTCATTTACTCTTCGCTGACGATAGTATATTTTTCTTAAAGGCGTGTGAGGAGGAGGCCGCGAAAGTGAGTGAGATCTTACGTGCTTATGAGAGAGCCTCGGGTCAGCTGGTAAACTTAGATAAGACGACTGTGTCCTTCAGTCGTGGGGTGTCTGAGGAGAGGCAGGTGAGCATTGCGGGGTGCTTGGCGGTTCAAAGGGTGGAGTTTCAGGAGCGCTATTTGGGCTTACCAACTATCATTGGACGGTCTAAAAAACCGATCACTGATATTGTCCGTAACAAGCTGCTTAAACGGCTTCAAGGGTGGCGTGGGAAGACTTTGTCGAAGGCGGGTAGGGAGATTCTTATAAAGGCTgtggccaattcactccctacctatgtgatgagtaTTTTTAAACTTCCAGCTGCTTTTTGCGACGATCTACGGAGATTGGTCTCGAGATTTTGGTGGGGACATGAGGATGGCAAGAAGGGTATTTCTTGGGTTTCATGGAATCAGCTATGTAAACCTAAGTGTGTTGGGGGCATGGGGTTTcgagacttcttcaagtcgaaTTTAGCTCTTCTCGGCAAACAAGCTTGGCGTTTGCTAACTTCACCGGAGTGTCTTTGGGCTCAATTAATGCGGGGCAAGTACTACCATGGGAGCGATTTCCTGACGGCAAATTTGGGACATAATCCGAGCTATACCTGGAGGAGCATCCTTGGTGCGAGGGAGGGGTTACTTAATGGGTTGCGTCGGAGGATAGGAAATGGTTTGGATACCTTAGTTTGGGGTGACCAGTGGATACCGAATACGCAGTCGGGAAGGATTGTGTCACCGTGTTTTTGGGTTAATTCAACCATGCGAGTGGCTGAGCTTATGGTTACGGGTGGAGGTGCGTGGTGTGAGGACCGCCTTGGGACGTATTTGCTACCGTTTGAGGTGGAGCGGGTACGCAACATCCGGTTGAGCGAGGAGAGTCATGAGGATACGTGGTATTGGGCAGCGGAGAAGGATGGGGAATACTCGGTTCGATCTGCTTATAAGCTGTTAGTGGGTATGGAGAGTGATACGTCGGAACCATCAACATGGGAACGAAGCAAATGGATATGGAACAATCTTTGGAAAGTTCAAGTGTGGCCACGGATCAAGCTTTTCTTCTGGCAATTGTGCAATGACGCGCTAGCAACTAAGGTAAACTTATCTTTTCGAGTCGGTAGGGAGGATGTCTTGTGTCCGTTGTGTCAGTGTCAAATTGAGTCATCCATTCATTTATTTCGTGACTGTGGAATTGCTAGCGAGGTGTGGGAAAGGCTGGGGGTTAACCATGAGGAGGCCATACGGGTGGGGGGGATAAGGGACTGGGTGGAGGGAGTTTGGAGGGAGTTGGATAAGCGAGATTATGGGCTCTTTATGATAGGGTGTTGGGCGTTGTGGGAGGCGAGAAATCAGGTGGTCTTTGAGGGAGGAAAGGGGGAGGTGGATGTGGTGGTTCGGCGTGTTCAAAGAGTGATGGATGAGGTGGAGGGGGAAAGGCAGACACGGAGTAATGGCGAAGGGAG GAGGGTGTTGGGGTGGGCATTGGAGGGGTGTGGGGATAGCTCAGGAAAGGTGCTTTGGGGGATAGCAGCTCGAAGGTCGGAAGTGTGGGAAGCCCATGTAGCCGAAGCTGTGGCGGCGCTTGAAGGGTTGCAAGAAGCGGCGAAGGCAGGCCATACGGCGGTAATTGTGGAAAGCGACTGCTCACAAGTTATAGACGGCCTGAATTTGCGCAAAAAGGGTCGAAGTGTGTTTGCTCTTGTAGTTGATGATATTTTACGTCTATGTAACTCTTTTCATTCTGTTGTTTTTTCGTATATTTCTCGTAAGAATAATGAGGTAGCTCACACCTTAGCTCATGTGCTACCGGTAGTTTCAGGTCGGGAGGTTTGGTATCATACATTACCTGATGTAGCTCAACGTTTTATTTCTCTTGAGTAA